The following are encoded in a window of Calderihabitans maritimus genomic DNA:
- the cobS gene encoding adenosylcobinamide-GDP ribazoletransferase — protein sequence MIRFLIALQFLTRITLREIEPKVNDMARSLVYFPVVGAMIGFVLGVGHLWTGIFLPKEVVAAILLAIGLALTGGLHLDGVMDTFDGLLGGHSPERRLEIMKDSRVGAHGVTAALVIVFLKFALFQSLGRNQGIPFLVEMGMLSRWGAVLAIGFFPYAREAGLGMSFYQHATKREVLIGSSIALGLAYYLTGWVGLITWLITGVLVYIWSRKVVKLLGGHTGDTYGATIEMLEVVVLLFLLSLEAVKGGII from the coding sequence GTGATAAGGTTTTTAATAGCTTTGCAGTTTTTAACCCGTATAACCTTACGAGAAATAGAACCGAAAGTTAATGACATGGCTCGGAGCTTAGTGTACTTTCCCGTAGTGGGAGCCATGATCGGCTTCGTTCTGGGCGTCGGCCATCTTTGGACAGGCATTTTCCTACCCAAAGAGGTGGTAGCCGCAATTCTTCTGGCCATAGGACTAGCTCTCACGGGTGGCCTTCACTTAGATGGAGTTATGGATACTTTTGACGGCCTCTTGGGTGGACATTCCCCTGAAAGACGATTGGAGATTATGAAAGACAGCCGGGTTGGTGCTCACGGAGTTACGGCAGCGTTAGTAATAGTCTTTTTAAAATTCGCTCTTTTTCAATCCTTGGGCCGGAACCAGGGCATCCCCTTTTTAGTCGAAATGGGAATGCTTTCTCGTTGGGGAGCCGTGTTAGCCATTGGCTTTTTCCCTTATGCCCGTGAAGCAGGGTTGGGAATGTCTTTTTATCAGCATGCCACCAAGAGGGAAGTTCTAATCGGTTCCTCTATTGCCTTAGGGTTGGCTTATTATCTTACCGGTTGGGTCGGGTTAATCACTTGGTTAATTACTGGTGTATTGGTATATATCTGGAGTCGAAAGGTAGTAAAGTTATTAGGAGGTCACACCGGTGATACCTATGGGGCAACCATCGAAATGTTAGAAGTAGTGGTACTGTTGTTCCTGTTATCGTTGGAGGCTGTGAAGGGTGGGATAATATGA
- a CDS encoding cobyrinate a,c-diamide synthase, whose product MHVPRILLAGTHSGVGKTTIAIGIMAALTRRGFKVQPYKIGPDYIDPAFHTVATGNPSRNLDTWLVPEQSVKELFFRSARRADLAVVEGVMGLYDGFGETDAGSSAHIAKLLSIPVILILDVRSMARSAAAVVTGYKYFDSKVHLAGVILNRVGSESHYEAVRAAVEKETGVPVIGCLYRNDLLSMPERHLGLVPAGEQQELGKKIDAICRLVEKSIDFEKLLAIARQAPPVSLPLPALFASQEEKGELRIAIAKDKAFNFYYQDSLELLENMGAELIPFSPLSDKELPAEVDGLLVGGGFPEMFIDELAANTSLKDELQKVYRLGMPIYAECGGLMYLSRKVIDFEGKSWPMAGLVPGEVAMEKRLVGLGYREGVSLRDSLLTKKGEKIRGHEFHYSRFRPLKDNFPWAYELRGRRRDHYQEGYAEKNILVSYLHVHWAGYPQAAGRFLSHCKSFRERRKSLVNKGWV is encoded by the coding sequence ATGCATGTACCAAGGATTCTTCTCGCTGGAACCCACAGTGGGGTAGGTAAGACCACTATAGCCATAGGAATAATGGCAGCCCTTACCAGGCGGGGCTTTAAGGTCCAACCCTATAAAATAGGACCTGATTACATTGACCCGGCCTTTCACACGGTAGCAACGGGAAATCCGTCCCGCAATTTAGATACATGGCTAGTTCCCGAACAGTCAGTCAAGGAATTATTTTTCCGTTCTGCTCGCCGGGCAGACCTGGCGGTAGTTGAGGGAGTTATGGGATTATACGACGGTTTTGGAGAAACCGATGCCGGGAGCTCGGCCCATATTGCCAAATTGCTGTCCATACCGGTAATCCTAATTCTTGACGTACGTTCGATGGCGCGAAGCGCGGCAGCCGTAGTAACGGGGTATAAATACTTTGATTCAAAAGTGCACCTGGCAGGAGTGATTCTTAACCGGGTTGGCAGTGAAAGCCATTATGAAGCGGTAAGGGCGGCGGTAGAGAAAGAAACCGGCGTGCCGGTCATTGGTTGTCTCTACCGTAATGACCTTTTAAGCATGCCGGAACGGCATTTGGGATTAGTCCCTGCGGGAGAGCAGCAGGAATTAGGAAAGAAAATCGACGCTATTTGCCGACTGGTAGAGAAAAGTATTGATTTTGAGAAACTCCTAGCCATTGCCCGTCAGGCACCGCCTGTTAGTTTGCCGTTACCCGCTCTATTTGCTTCTCAAGAGGAAAAAGGGGAGCTAAGGATAGCTATAGCTAAAGATAAAGCTTTTAATTTTTACTATCAAGATTCCCTTGAGTTATTGGAAAACATGGGTGCAGAATTAATACCTTTCAGTCCCTTGAGTGATAAAGAATTACCGGCAGAAGTAGACGGTCTCTTGGTAGGCGGAGGTTTTCCGGAAATGTTTATAGACGAACTGGCAGCAAACACATCGTTAAAGGATGAGTTGCAAAAGGTCTACCGTTTGGGAATGCCGATTTATGCTGAGTGTGGTGGGCTAATGTACCTAAGCCGTAAGGTTATCGATTTTGAAGGTAAGAGTTGGCCTATGGCGGGTCTTGTTCCCGGCGAGGTGGCTATGGAGAAACGTCTGGTTGGCCTGGGATACCGGGAAGGCGTCAGTCTGAGGGACAGCCTTCTCACAAAAAAAGGGGAAAAGATACGAGGCCACGAGTTTCATTATTCCCGTTTTCGTCCATTAAAAGATAACTTCCCTTGGGCTTACGAACTTCGGGGTAGAAGGAGGGACCATTATCAGGAAGGTTACGCGGAAAAAAATATTCTCGTTTCTTACTTACATGTACACTGGGCAGGATATCCCCAAGCGGCAGGCCGGTTTTTGTCTCATTGTAAATCTTTTCGGGAAAGGAGAAAGAGCTTGGTGAATAAGGGATGGGTGTAG
- a CDS encoding cobalamin biosynthesis protein CobD/CbiB, translating to GTSLAVAYRAVNTLDSMLGYKNEKYLHFGFVAAKLDDLANYIPARMTGLGVILASILHGFDGSGSWQIWRRDASKHPSPNSGIPEAAVAGALGIRLGGLNYYQGKPSFRAYMGNGKEKLEPRHIMQTVKIMQTSAILIWIALLGLSFGMNNW from the coding sequence GGGACTTCCCTGGCCGTTGCTTATCGGGCCGTAAATACTCTGGATTCCATGCTCGGGTACAAGAACGAAAAATATCTGCACTTCGGATTTGTGGCAGCGAAATTGGACGACCTGGCCAATTATATACCGGCGCGGATGACCGGCTTGGGAGTGATCCTGGCGAGTATACTTCATGGGTTTGATGGGAGCGGCAGCTGGCAAATCTGGAGGAGAGATGCTTCCAAACATCCTAGTCCGAACAGCGGTATTCCCGAGGCGGCAGTTGCCGGGGCTTTGGGTATTCGGCTAGGAGGTCTTAATTACTATCAGGGAAAACCGTCTTTTCGTGCTTATATGGGAAACGGGAAGGAAAAGTTGGAACCCAGACATATAATGCAAACGGTTAAAATAATGCAGACCAGTGCTATCCTGATATGGATTGCTCTACTAGGTTTGTCTTTTGGGATGAATAACTGGTAG
- a CDS encoding cobalamin biosynthesis protein CobD/CbiB, with amino-acid sequence MEPKTLVLLLAFILDQLIGDPGWLPHPTRWIGQTISFLERLLRPLANTARTQRLLGGLLVILVVGGSYLLTQVILQGAYSIGWGMGLAASVWLTSSTLATKELGRAAKEIYYLLQAGELDYARRKLSWIVGRDTDNLSREEIVRATVETVAEN; translated from the coding sequence ATGGAACCTAAAACCTTGGTTTTGTTACTGGCCTTCATCTTGGACCAGCTAATTGGTGATCCCGGCTGGTTACCTCATCCCACGCGCTGGATAGGCCAGACCATTTCTTTTCTGGAGCGGTTATTGCGACCTTTAGCCAATACCGCTAGGACACAACGGTTACTCGGTGGCCTATTAGTCATCCTTGTGGTAGGAGGAAGTTATTTGCTAACGCAGGTAATCCTGCAAGGCGCCTACAGTATAGGTTGGGGAATGGGACTGGCGGCAAGTGTCTGGTTGACGTCTAGTACGCTTGCTACCAAGGAACTGGGTAGGGCTGCTAAGGAAATATATTACCTTTTGCAGGCTGGTGAATTGGATTACGCACGCCGTAAATTGAGTTGGATAGTGGGCAGGGACACGGATAATCTGTCCCGTGAGGAAATAGTAAGGGCAACGGTAGAGACGGTGGCGGAGAAT
- a CDS encoding cobyric acid synthase, producing the protein MAKTIMLQGTSSNVGKSVLATGLCRILYRRGLKVVPFKAQNMALNSFVTRQGGEMGRAQVVQAEAAGLEPQVEMNPILLKPTGNASSQVILLGKPIGNMSAKEYHLDFNLRALEVIENCLRQFHRDYDVIVIEGAGSPAEVNLKHRDIANMRIAKLARAPVVLVADIDRGGALASVVGTLELLEPEERELVAGIIINKFRGDLDLLRPALDFLEKKTGKKVFGVVPYFRDFHIPEEDSVVLEEELAVIEGKKELDIAVLRVPRISNFTDFDPLAQEEDVTLRYVFEPRNLGEPDLIILPGSKNTIEDMIFLWESGLASAVRKLAKQGVPVIGICGGYQMLGRKLIDPDNHDSFVEEVEGLGLLDTVTVFEADKITRQVEAEAVGNLFLGERAQGHRITGYEIHMGRTRLEADLMPAFRITRRGQEEVDLPDGAVRSDGRVWGTYIHGLFDNDVFRRTFLDVLRENKGLQKGAGTNFSAYDLRQQAYEQLADLLEKSLDLDKLLETMGINYGT; encoded by the coding sequence ATGGCGAAGACTATAATGCTTCAGGGAACCAGTTCCAATGTCGGGAAAAGTGTTCTGGCGACTGGATTATGCCGTATTTTGTACCGGAGAGGTCTTAAAGTGGTTCCTTTCAAAGCCCAGAATATGGCTTTGAACTCATTTGTAACCCGCCAGGGTGGAGAAATGGGACGGGCGCAGGTAGTTCAGGCGGAGGCAGCCGGTCTGGAGCCCCAGGTAGAAATGAACCCCATCTTGCTAAAACCAACAGGCAACGCTAGTTCCCAAGTTATTCTTTTAGGTAAACCTATCGGCAATATGTCTGCCAAGGAATACCATCTAGATTTTAATTTGCGGGCTCTGGAAGTCATTGAGAACTGTCTTCGCCAGTTTCATCGTGACTACGACGTGATAGTTATTGAAGGAGCCGGGAGTCCGGCAGAAGTTAATCTGAAACACCGCGACATTGCCAATATGAGGATAGCTAAGCTGGCGCGGGCCCCGGTCGTACTGGTGGCCGATATAGACCGGGGAGGTGCTTTGGCCTCGGTAGTTGGTACCCTGGAACTGCTGGAACCGGAAGAAAGAGAATTGGTGGCCGGTATCATTATTAATAAATTCCGGGGAGACCTGGATTTGTTACGTCCGGCCCTGGACTTCTTGGAAAAGAAAACAGGTAAAAAAGTTTTTGGAGTTGTCCCATATTTTCGAGATTTTCATATACCGGAAGAGGACTCTGTAGTCTTGGAGGAAGAATTAGCTGTGATAGAAGGAAAAAAAGAATTGGATATTGCCGTTTTGCGCGTGCCGCGTATTTCCAATTTTACTGATTTTGATCCCTTGGCTCAAGAAGAGGACGTGACTTTACGATATGTATTTGAACCACGGAATTTAGGCGAACCAGACCTAATCATCCTACCGGGAAGCAAAAATACCATTGAAGATATGATATTTCTCTGGGAAAGCGGTCTTGCTTCAGCCGTTAGGAAGCTGGCAAAGCAAGGAGTTCCGGTCATAGGTATCTGCGGAGGATACCAGATGCTCGGCCGCAAATTGATAGATCCTGATAATCACGACTCTTTTGTGGAAGAAGTGGAAGGGCTAGGATTACTGGATACGGTAACTGTTTTTGAGGCAGACAAGATAACCCGGCAGGTAGAAGCAGAAGCTGTCGGTAATTTATTCTTGGGGGAAAGGGCCCAAGGCCATCGTATCACCGGTTATGAAATTCATATGGGCCGTACCCGGCTCGAAGCTGATCTGATGCCTGCCTTTCGCATTACCCGTCGAGGCCAGGAAGAGGTAGATTTGCCCGACGGTGCAGTAAGGTCCGATGGCAGGGTCTGGGGTACTTATATTCATGGTCTCTTCGATAACGATGTTTTTCGCCGCACCTTTCTCGATGTATTGAGAGAAAATAAAGGGCTCCAAAAAGGGGCAGGTACAAATTTTTCTGCTTATGACCTTCGCCAACAGGCCTACGAGCAACTGGCTGATCTCCTGGAGAAAAGCCTTGACCTGGATAAGCTTTTAGAAACTATGGGGATTAACTATGGAACCTAA
- a CDS encoding precorrin-8X methylmutase — protein sequence MEFLQDPRVIENKSMEIIEELLAGLPIRGPEKEIVKRIIHTTGDPEVAKLVEIKRGAVEVGLELLRGGASIVTDVHMVKVGINKKKTRKLGVEIYCAIADREVAEEASRRRISRAMVAMERLSSKIHGNILAVGNSPTALFKALEMIEQGEVKPGLIVGTPVGFVGAKEAKEMLRDGEIPYITVHGTRGGSPLAVAIINALLNMV from the coding sequence ATGGAATTCTTACAAGATCCTAGAGTGATTGAGAATAAAAGTATGGAGATAATAGAAGAATTGTTAGCCGGTCTACCCATAAGAGGACCGGAAAAAGAAATCGTTAAACGAATTATCCATACTACCGGAGACCCTGAAGTTGCCAAACTGGTGGAAATCAAAAGGGGCGCGGTTGAGGTCGGTCTGGAGCTTCTTCGTGGGGGAGCCAGCATTGTAACCGACGTTCATATGGTCAAGGTCGGTATTAATAAGAAAAAAACCAGGAAACTAGGCGTTGAAATATATTGTGCTATAGCCGACCGGGAAGTAGCAGAAGAGGCCAGTCGCCGCCGTATCAGCCGAGCCATGGTAGCTATGGAAAGATTGTCCTCTAAAATACACGGAAACATATTAGCGGTTGGGAACTCCCCAACTGCGCTGTTTAAGGCTTTGGAGATGATTGAGCAGGGCGAGGTTAAGCCGGGACTGATTGTGGGAACCCCGGTAGGATTTGTGGGGGCCAAAGAAGCTAAAGAAATGCTGCGAGACGGAGAGATCCCCTACATAACGGTTCATGGAACAAGAGGAGGAAGTCCTCTTGCGGTCGCTATTATTAACGCTCTACTGAATATGGTTTGA
- a CDS encoding sirohydrochlorin chelatase → MAKTAIVILGHGSRAAEANQGLYEIADIVRNRCGLPVEAAFMSHGKPDLTTAIDRVIVSGAEKVVVVPLFLFSGIHVKKDIPEVLKKEQERLGNKARLIYAQSLGADPRIAEIVIDRIKEVS, encoded by the coding sequence TTGGCCAAAACAGCAATTGTAATCTTAGGGCACGGGAGTAGAGCGGCGGAAGCCAATCAGGGCTTATATGAGATAGCAGATATAGTACGCAACAGGTGCGGCCTGCCGGTAGAAGCAGCTTTTATGTCCCACGGGAAGCCAGATTTGACAACGGCGATCGACCGCGTAATTGTATCCGGAGCAGAGAAGGTAGTTGTCGTTCCTTTGTTCCTTTTCTCGGGAATTCACGTAAAGAAAGATATACCGGAGGTACTGAAAAAAGAACAGGAAAGGCTGGGAAATAAGGCCAGGTTAATCTATGCCCAAAGCTTGGGAGCAGACCCCCGTATTGCGGAAATTGTTATTGACCGTATCAAGGAGGTTTCTTAA
- the cobK gene encoding precorrin-6A reductase: MILLLAGTRDSRQVLEQLCVNGYPVWVSVTTPYAAQLAFTSGAKHVFIGEFSEASLIEFIKEKNIQVVVDATHPFAATISTVAQQACARTEIPYLRYQRSVISLPSHPLIHRVQNIEEAARKAGVLGETIFLTIGSNHLEDFLKQPSVAGKNIIARVLPEEGVIQKCRSLGLAPRQIVAAQGPFSREFNRTMFSHYGAEVVVTKNSGKHGGTEEKIEAALNLGLPIVVIEPPFKGGLEINNFEDLCQVLRRREIWPKQQL; encoded by the coding sequence ATGATTCTACTGCTGGCAGGCACCAGGGATAGCCGGCAAGTTCTAGAACAACTTTGCGTTAATGGATATCCGGTATGGGTGTCGGTAACGACGCCATATGCAGCGCAACTGGCTTTTACATCGGGGGCTAAACACGTTTTCATCGGGGAATTTTCTGAGGCCAGCTTAATTGAGTTTATTAAGGAAAAAAATATTCAGGTTGTAGTGGATGCCACCCATCCCTTTGCAGCTACCATATCGACTGTTGCGCAACAGGCGTGTGCCCGTACCGAAATTCCGTACCTTAGGTATCAAAGAAGCGTTATTTCTCTGCCCTCTCATCCTTTGATACACCGGGTGCAAAATATTGAGGAAGCCGCCAGAAAAGCAGGGGTTTTGGGCGAAACTATTTTTCTGACCATAGGCAGCAACCACCTGGAAGACTTTTTGAAACAACCAAGTGTGGCCGGAAAGAACATTATAGCCAGGGTTCTTCCAGAGGAGGGAGTGATCCAGAAATGTCGCAGCTTAGGACTTGCTCCCAGGCAAATTGTGGCTGCCCAAGGCCCTTTTTCTCGAGAGTTCAACCGGACCATGTTTTCCCATTACGGGGCGGAGGTGGTGGTAACCAAAAACAGCGGTAAACACGGCGGTACGGAAGAAAAAATTGAGGCGGCTTTAAACCTTGGACTTCCCATAGTAGTAATTGAACCTCCGTTCAAGGGAGGCTTAGAAATCAACAATTTTGAGGACTTGTGTCAAGTTCTAAGGAGGCGGGAGATTTGGCCAAAACAGCAATTGTAA
- the cobJ gene encoding precorrin-3B C(17)-methyltransferase, translating to MRTGSYPGQRERKSCGEEKKVPKGNPSGRPGKIFVVGIGPGLPEHMTFRAREAIEQAEVIAGYKTYIELIRPMIEKKRLISTGMTREIERCREAALAASEGHRVALISSGDAGIYGMAGLMLEVLEDMRKLDEVEIEVIPGVTAASGAAALLGAPLMHDFCAISLSDLLTPLDTILRRVEAAASADFVIVLYNPKSKKRTKPIEAAQEILLRYRGPDTPVGIVRSALRAGQKVVLSRLKNLLEHPIDMQSVVIIGNSQTRQVGSFLITPRGYQL from the coding sequence ATGCGAACCGGCAGCTATCCTGGGCAGCGGGAGAGGAAGTCTTGTGGTGAGGAAAAGAAAGTACCAAAGGGTAACCCTAGCGGTCGCCCGGGCAAGATCTTTGTAGTTGGCATTGGCCCGGGTTTACCGGAACATATGACCTTCAGGGCTCGAGAAGCAATTGAGCAGGCAGAAGTGATAGCCGGTTACAAAACTTACATTGAATTAATAAGACCCATGATTGAAAAAAAGAGATTGATCTCTACGGGGATGACCCGGGAAATAGAGCGTTGCCGAGAAGCGGCACTGGCTGCGTCAGAAGGTCATCGGGTGGCCCTTATAAGCAGCGGCGATGCCGGTATATATGGTATGGCCGGCCTGATGTTGGAGGTTCTGGAGGATATGAGAAAACTGGATGAAGTCGAAATTGAGGTGATTCCGGGTGTTACTGCAGCCAGCGGTGCGGCCGCCCTCTTGGGAGCTCCCTTGATGCACGATTTCTGCGCCATCAGCCTCAGTGATCTACTCACTCCATTGGATACTATTTTGCGTCGGGTGGAAGCCGCAGCCTCAGCCGACTTTGTAATCGTCCTGTACAACCCAAAGAGCAAAAAAAGGACCAAGCCCATTGAAGCGGCCCAGGAAATTTTACTCCGCTACCGGGGCCCTGATACTCCAGTGGGAATAGTGCGAAGTGCCCTGCGTGCGGGACAGAAGGTTGTTCTGAGCCGGCTGAAAAACCTCCTTGAACATCCCATCGATATGCAGTCTGTAGTTATAATCGGAAATAGCCAGACTCGTCAGGTAGGTTCGTTCCTGATTACTCCTCGGGGGTATCAATTATGA
- a CDS encoding cobalt-precorrin 5A hydrolase produces MKVAIIAVTEEGARLGEKLRSGLPGERVLYLSSKINNAEIAAEVFNLPLSHLVGKLIKNFDGIVFIMALGIAVRVIAPYIQSKIQDPAIVVVDEKGRYAISTLGGHWAGANELTRQVADILGAKPVITTATDIQGLPAIDVIARRLHSIPEPFHAVKDVNMALLRQEKVEIFSEIPREEIKAQWTDPKGQLIWKDIGDYTGASKHIAVVLSSRLFPQEMKPTLFLRPRNLVVGLGCRRGVTVDEIKTAVEETFRQERLSTLSIAAFSTIDRKKDESALLQLAKAWEISVRFWSPAELARVIEEFPELNWSPRVKEKVGVGGICEPAAILGSGRGSLVVRKRKYQRVTLAVARARSL; encoded by the coding sequence ATGAAAGTGGCAATTATTGCCGTTACAGAAGAAGGCGCCAGGCTGGGAGAAAAACTCAGAAGTGGTCTACCAGGAGAAAGGGTATTATATTTGAGCTCTAAAATTAATAATGCGGAAATAGCAGCAGAAGTTTTTAACCTTCCGCTTTCCCACCTGGTAGGGAAACTAATAAAAAATTTTGACGGAATAGTTTTTATAATGGCCCTGGGAATTGCCGTCCGGGTGATAGCACCGTATATTCAAAGCAAAATACAGGATCCGGCGATAGTAGTGGTAGATGAAAAGGGCCGGTATGCCATTAGTACCCTGGGAGGACACTGGGCGGGGGCCAATGAACTGACCCGGCAAGTGGCTGATATTTTGGGGGCCAAACCGGTTATTACTACGGCCACTGATATACAGGGATTACCGGCAATTGATGTAATAGCGCGGCGCCTCCACAGTATACCTGAGCCGTTTCATGCTGTAAAAGATGTTAACATGGCCTTGTTGCGGCAGGAAAAAGTAGAAATTTTCAGTGAAATTCCTCGCGAAGAAATAAAGGCACAGTGGACTGACCCTAAAGGACAGTTAATATGGAAGGATATTGGAGATTATACCGGGGCTTCCAAACATATCGCGGTAGTTCTGTCCAGCCGGTTATTTCCCCAGGAAATGAAACCGACCCTGTTTCTCCGGCCGCGGAATCTGGTAGTAGGTTTAGGCTGCCGGCGGGGAGTAACCGTAGATGAAATAAAAACGGCAGTGGAGGAAACTTTTCGCCAGGAACGACTTAGCACGCTGAGCATAGCCGCATTTTCGACTATTGACCGCAAAAAGGACGAGTCGGCCTTGCTCCAGTTGGCTAAAGCTTGGGAAATATCAGTGCGGTTTTGGTCGCCAGCCGAACTGGCACGCGTTATAGAGGAATTTCCGGAATTAAACTGGTCACCACGGGTGAAAGAAAAGGTAGGGGTGGGAGGAATATGCGAACCGGCAGCTATCCTGGGCAGCGGGAGAGGAAGTCTTGTGGTGAGGAAAAGAAAGTACCAAAGGGTAACCCTAGCGGTCGCCCGGGCAAGATCTTTGTAG
- the cobM gene encoding precorrin-4 C(11)-methyltransferase, with the protein MKVYFIGAGPGDPELLTIKGKRILEQAQVVIYAGSLVNKALLQYASPEAEVYNSAGMHLDEMVEVMVRAVRDGKMVARLHTGDPSLYGAIQEQMAALEEHNIPYEVVPGVSSFLAAAASLRLEFTQPGGTQTVIISRLSGRTPVPEKERLGDLARHKASLCLFLSVHKIEEVVSQLREGYPADTPVAVVYKASWPEEVVIRGTLETIAELVKEKGIERTALVIVGECLAPKGERSRLYDPAFSHGYRRGSSG; encoded by the coding sequence ATGAAGGTTTATTTTATTGGAGCCGGCCCGGGAGATCCTGAGCTGCTAACGATTAAAGGAAAAAGAATTTTGGAACAAGCCCAGGTGGTAATATATGCCGGGTCCCTTGTTAACAAGGCACTGCTTCAGTATGCTTCACCTGAGGCGGAAGTCTATAACAGCGCAGGAATGCACCTGGATGAAATGGTAGAGGTTATGGTCCGAGCGGTCAGGGATGGTAAGATGGTGGCTCGTTTGCATACCGGTGATCCTAGCCTTTACGGCGCCATTCAAGAGCAGATGGCCGCTTTGGAGGAACACAATATACCATATGAGGTAGTACCTGGCGTTAGCTCCTTTCTGGCGGCAGCAGCTTCTCTGCGGCTGGAATTCACTCAACCGGGCGGTACGCAGACAGTAATCATTTCAAGGCTCTCAGGAAGGACCCCAGTCCCGGAGAAGGAGAGGTTGGGGGACTTGGCCCGGCATAAGGCCAGTCTGTGTTTGTTTCTCAGCGTCCATAAGATAGAGGAAGTGGTATCGCAGCTACGAGAAGGATACCCGGCAGATACTCCGGTGGCGGTTGTTTACAAGGCATCTTGGCCGGAAGAGGTAGTTATTCGAGGGACATTAGAAACCATAGCAGAGCTGGTGAAAGAAAAAGGTATTGAGCGGACCGCTCTGGTTATTGTGGGAGAATGTCTGGCCCCTAAAGGAGAAAGATCAAGACTTTATGATCCTGCATTCAGTCATGGGTACCGGAGGGGCAGTAGCGGATGA
- the cobI gene encoding precorrin-2 C(20)-methyltransferase, whose translation MKGKFFGIGVGPGDPELITLKGYRLLRHVDVVMVPKARKDQSSVALKVIEQYLRSEQEVVELVLPMTRDRETLETYWQEAAKDILNFLQQGKNVAFVTLGDPATYSTYSYVMKKLQEIDPSIEIETVPGITSYSAAASRLNLPLAEGEEKIAIVPLLHHPEELELLTAHFENLVLLKVSSHYRELVDYLERKHLLDKAVLVSRCGHPGEQIERNLRKALDRKPDYLSLILIKQEGPV comes from the coding sequence GTGAAAGGTAAGTTTTTCGGCATAGGAGTGGGACCGGGCGACCCTGAGTTAATCACTCTTAAAGGATATCGATTACTCCGGCACGTTGACGTAGTAATGGTTCCCAAGGCAAGAAAAGATCAAAGCAGCGTGGCGTTGAAGGTAATCGAGCAATACTTGCGGTCAGAGCAAGAAGTAGTAGAGTTAGTTCTGCCCATGACTCGCGATCGGGAAACGCTCGAAACGTACTGGCAAGAAGCGGCGAAAGATATATTGAACTTTTTGCAGCAAGGAAAAAATGTTGCCTTTGTGACTCTTGGCGACCCGGCTACCTATAGTACATACAGTTACGTTATGAAGAAGCTGCAGGAAATCGATCCATCAATAGAAATTGAAACCGTGCCGGGAATTACTTCATATAGCGCGGCGGCAAGCAGGCTGAATCTTCCTCTGGCCGAAGGAGAAGAAAAAATTGCTATTGTTCCCCTTTTACATCACCCGGAGGAACTTGAACTACTTACGGCCCATTTTGAAAACTTAGTATTATTAAAAGTTTCCAGTCATTACCGGGAACTGGTAGACTATCTGGAAAGAAAACATCTCCTGGATAAGGCCGTATTGGTCAGCCGCTGTGGACATCCCGGAGAGCAAATTGAGCGTAATTTGAGAAAGGCACTGGATCGAAAGCCTGATTATCTTTCATTAATACTAATTAAACAGGAGGGGCCAGTATGA
- the cbiT gene encoding precorrin-6Y C5,15-methyltransferase (decarboxylating) subunit CbiT, with the protein MQDRRRKCTPGIKDEEFCRGQVPMTKEEIRVLLLSKACLEVDNTIYDVGAGTGSIAVEAALLARRGKIFAVEKEPEGINLIRRNAARFGVTNLEVVAGEAPDVLEPLPPADRIFLGGSGGNLNSILETCDRKLRAGGIIVISAVTLNTLLSAYQFLDSRGYRRQIVMVNVARLERLGGTEAFRGLNPVYIISGVKEEKGER; encoded by the coding sequence ATGCAGGATAGGCGCCGAAAATGCACTCCGGGTATTAAAGATGAAGAGTTTTGCCGCGGTCAAGTACCTATGACCAAAGAGGAAATCAGGGTGCTATTGCTAAGTAAAGCCTGTTTGGAAGTAGACAATACCATCTACGATGTTGGAGCCGGAACCGGATCAATTGCCGTAGAAGCGGCTCTTCTGGCCCGCCGGGGTAAGATCTTTGCGGTGGAAAAAGAACCAGAGGGCATTAACCTTATTAGAAGAAACGCGGCCCGATTTGGGGTCACCAATTTAGAAGTTGTCGCCGGGGAAGCCCCGGACGTTCTTGAACCTCTGCCCCCTGCTGACCGTATCTTCCTGGGAGGAAGCGGAGGTAATCTGAACAGTATCCTGGAAACATGTGACCGCAAACTCCGGGCGGGAGGAATTATAGTCATCAGCGCTGTCACTTTGAATACTCTCCTCTCGGCTTATCAATTTCTGGATTCCCGAGGCTACCGTAGGCAGATTGTGATGGTGAACGTAGCTCGGCTGGAGCGTCTTGGCGGTACCGAGGCCTTTCGCGGTTTAAACCCTGTTTATATTATCAGCGGTGTGAAGGAGGAAAAAGGTGAAAGGTAA